From Xenopus laevis strain J_2021 chromosome 7L, Xenopus_laevis_v10.1, whole genome shotgun sequence, one genomic window encodes:
- the LOC108697017 gene encoding UDP-GlcNAc:betaGal beta-1,3-N-acetylglucosaminyltransferase 7 has translation MECLFRRRRVLKTCLSVSLFCVTLVTIHKFHIVEEGGKNELALHSRVKHQWLQPENSSYKRSSEGTSYHDAGSSNKEKARLSRATDLSPSRWDINESRCPENSALRKQPWFKHVDPRFHQFILHRHCRYFPLLLNHPEKCQGGVHLLIVVKSIIEQHDRRDAVRRTWGKEKEVDGKKVRTLFLLGTTSLGKDHRNLQRLIEQEDQIYGDILQWDFMDTFFNLTLKEVNFLKWFHIYCPNVQFIFKGDDDIFVNTGNILDFLDFKKDDPLLPSLFVGDIISRAAPIRNRQSKYFIPKELYDKPYPVYAGGGGFLMASSLARKLFIASEKIQLFPIDDVFLGMCLSSVGVQPKLHPGFRTFGISKRKSSAMNRDPCFYKSLLVVHKMSSEDLLKMWNIVHQGKINCSKTVHL, from the coding sequence ATGGAGTGTCTGTTTCGCAGGAGAAGAGTCCTGAAAACCTGCCTAAGTGTGTCTTTATTTTGTGTAACACTGGTGACTATTCATAAGTTTCATATAGTGGAGGAAGGGGGCAAGAACGAGTTGGCACTGCATTCTAGAGTCAAGCACCAATGGCTTCAGCCAGAGAACAGCTCCTACAAAAGAAGCAGTGAAGGAACCAGTTATCACGATGCTGGATCTTCCAACAAGGAAAAAGCAAGGCTTTCCAGGGCAACTGATTTATCGCCCTCAAGGTGGGACATAAATGAAAGCAGATGTCCGGAAAACAGTGCTTTAAGGAAGCAACCCTGGTTCAAACACGTGGATCCTAGGTTCCATCAGTTTATTCTGCACAGGCACTGCAGGTATTTCCCACTGCTTCTGAACCATCCTGAAAAGTGCCAAGGAGGGGTCCACCTGCTCATTGTAGTAAAGTCCATCATTGAACAGCATGACAGAAGAGATGCCGTGAGGAGGACCTGGGGCAAAGAGAAGGAAGTAGATGGGAAAAAAGTAAGGACCTTGTTTCTTCTGGGAACCACATCACTGGGGAAAGACCATCGAAACCTCCAAAGGCTTATTGAACAAGAGGACCAAATATATGGGGACATCCTGCAATGGGATTTCATGGacacttttttcaacctgacccTAAAAGAAGTCAACTTTTTAAAATGGTTCCACATTTATTGCCCCAATGTGCAGTTTATCTTTAAGGGGGACGATGATATTTTTGTTAACACTGGGAACATATTGGACTTCTTAGACTTTAAAAAGGACGACCCTCTGTTACCGAGCTTATTTGTGGGGGATATCATTTCTCGAGCTGCTCCTATCAGGAACCGGCAAAGCAAATACTTTATTCCCAAAGAGTTGTATGATAAGCCGTACCCAGTTTATGCTGGAGGAGGAGGATTTTTAATGGCTTCTTCTCTAGCACGGAAGCTCTTTATAGCTTCTGAGAAGATACAGTTATTTCCCATTGACGATGTGTTCCTGGGGATGTGTTTGAGTTCTGTAGGGGTACAGCCCAAGCTGCATCCAGGTTTCCGGACATTTGGGATAAGCAAACGAAAATctagtgcaatgaatagggaCCCTTGTTTTTATAAGAGCCTTTTGGTTGTCCACAAAATGAGCTCGGAAGACTTACTTAAAATGTGGAATATTGTCCACCAAGGAAAGATCAACTGCAGTAAAACAGTTCATCTCTAA